A single region of the Sulfitobacter geojensis genome encodes:
- a CDS encoding TerC family protein, with protein sequence MADLLTLENLGNLLVLCFLQAVLGFDNLLYISIESQRAPVAQQAAVRRWGIIIAVALRIVLLFVIIRLLEAMSEPFFILNWEGVITGGVNFATLVFVIGGAFIMYTAVKEIGHMLSIEHLDTDVDAKSGKSAAQVVALIVMMNLIFSFDSVLSALAITDVFIVLAIAIVLSGIAMLVLADSVTRFLEANRMYEVLGLFILLIVGIVLLGEAGQAAAHAMHDPDLALRFFGYEVIPMSKTTFYFSVVVLVAVEVIQSGYTRKLNAERRTGTRH encoded by the coding sequence ATGGCCGATCTTCTGACACTCGAAAACCTTGGCAATCTTCTGGTGCTCTGCTTCCTCCAAGCAGTTCTCGGCTTTGACAACCTCCTCTACATCTCCATCGAAAGCCAGCGCGCGCCTGTTGCTCAACAAGCGGCCGTGCGCCGCTGGGGCATCATCATCGCCGTGGCCCTGCGCATCGTGCTCCTGTTCGTCATCATCCGCCTGCTTGAGGCGATGTCGGAACCCTTCTTTATTCTCAATTGGGAGGGCGTGATCACCGGCGGCGTCAACTTTGCCACGTTGGTCTTTGTCATCGGCGGGGCTTTCATCATGTACACGGCAGTCAAGGAAATCGGCCATATGCTGTCGATCGAACATCTTGACACGGATGTGGACGCCAAATCCGGCAAATCCGCCGCACAGGTGGTCGCGCTCATCGTCATGATGAACCTGATTTTCTCATTCGATTCAGTACTCTCCGCCCTCGCCATCACCGATGTCTTTATCGTTCTTGCCATTGCGATCGTCCTGTCGGGCATCGCTATGCTGGTGCTGGCCGACAGCGTCACCCGCTTTCTTGAGGCCAACCGCATGTACGAAGTCCTTGGCCTGTTCATCCTGCTAATCGTCGGGATTGTCCTGCTGGGCGAGGCCGGCCAAGCCGCCGCACACGCCATGCATGACCCCGATCTGGCGCTGCGCTTCTTCGGTTACGAAGTCATCCCGATGTCGAAAACCACATTCTACTTCTCGGTTGTTGTCTTGGTCGCGGTGGAAGTAATCCAATCCGGCTATACCCGCAAACTCAACGCCGAACGCCGCACAGGGACGCGTCACTAG
- a CDS encoding 5-bromo-4-chloroindolyl phosphate hydrolysis family protein, with product MAQRFGGKYSPDGDSAAPAKQQRRVQVNPAGGRSNVMFIPAIVLVATTLGDGAIPMTLGLSGAALWTLSAWLLREGLIAQAAFEERKVARRPALPRKILAAVGMGVGAALAVMAHQNTTDILSPLLFGICTGALHLAAFGIDPLKSKGMEGIDTFQQDRVARVVDEAEKHLTAMTDALTRAGDRQARAKLEDFQDAARTLIRTVEEDPRDLTAARKYLGVYLQGARDASIKFADIYSRTQDAGARTDYIALLDDLEQNFAARTQKSLLDDRSDLTIEIDVLRERLSREGVRLDR from the coding sequence ATGGCCCAGCGTTTTGGTGGCAAATACAGCCCTGACGGCGACAGCGCCGCCCCTGCCAAGCAACAGCGGCGTGTGCAGGTGAACCCCGCAGGCGGGCGCAGCAACGTGATGTTCATTCCCGCGATTGTGCTGGTTGCAACCACCCTGGGCGACGGGGCCATCCCGATGACCCTTGGTCTGTCCGGTGCTGCCCTCTGGACGCTGTCCGCTTGGCTCCTGCGCGAGGGGTTAATCGCACAAGCCGCCTTTGAAGAGCGCAAGGTCGCCCGCCGTCCCGCCCTGCCGCGTAAAATACTGGCGGCTGTCGGCATGGGGGTCGGCGCGGCGCTGGCCGTGATGGCCCATCAGAACACCACCGATATCCTGTCGCCGCTCCTGTTCGGCATCTGCACCGGTGCCCTGCATCTGGCCGCCTTCGGCATTGATCCGCTCAAATCCAAAGGCATGGAAGGCATCGACACCTTTCAGCAAGACCGCGTTGCCCGTGTGGTGGACGAGGCCGAAAAACACCTGACTGCCATGACAGACGCCCTGACCCGCGCCGGCGATCGTCAAGCCCGCGCCAAGCTGGAAGATTTCCAGGACGCCGCCCGCACCCTGATCCGCACGGTCGAAGAAGATCCGCGCGACCTGACGGCAGCGCGCAAATATCTGGGTGTGTACCTGCAAGGCGCGCGCGATGCGTCGATCAAATTCGCAGACATCTACAGCCGGACACAGGACGCCGGGGCGCGCACGGACTACATCGCGCTGCTGGACGATCTGGAACAGAATTTTGCCGCCCGCACGCAGAAATCCTTGCTGGATGACCGCAGCGATCTGACCATTGAAATCGACGTGCTGCGCGAGCGGCTGTCGCGCGAAGGGGTGCGCCTTGACCGGTAA